The Polynucleobacter necessarius genome has a window encoding:
- a CDS encoding MFS transporter — MTATASDSQASSHSYRKVAIAACFGTFLEWYDFLTFATLAVVFAPLFFPSSDPSTALLASLATFGVGMVVRPIGAAIFGSIGDRIGRRPVFMITITLMGIATVCVGFLPTYAQAGIWAPLMLVGLRLLQGLSAGGEIGGSAVYLTEHAGDSNRGFKTSFLQLMGPLGILVSTLQIAVLQSYLTPEEFLSWGWRVPFWISLILLLIAFKARMALEETPIYLKLSQTETQSKSPLRDNFKDPETRKRMFLLFFCISAGGAVLFFCVQVYTSIFLKTSVKLAPQLVDQLSVYATVALLPLTIFAGWLSDKVGRKPVVVSGLALGAILILPAFQLLQSDGNSTALIAMVLIGLSGILALVVGPQTALLAELFPAKTRNSAATLPHNLAAGWIGGLLPLIVTWLNQHWESNVAGLWYPTIFLASGTVVALLYLPETRQSKLNE; from the coding sequence TTGACTGCTACCGCATCAGACTCTCAAGCCTCCTCGCATTCCTATAGAAAAGTTGCTATTGCTGCCTGCTTTGGAACATTTCTAGAGTGGTATGACTTTTTGACCTTTGCAACTCTTGCAGTTGTATTTGCCCCCCTCTTCTTTCCCTCTAGCGATCCCAGCACAGCGCTTTTGGCTAGCCTAGCAACCTTTGGTGTAGGTATGGTGGTAAGACCCATTGGTGCGGCCATATTTGGCAGCATTGGTGACCGCATTGGAAGAAGGCCTGTTTTCATGATCACCATTACCCTCATGGGAATTGCCACCGTATGCGTAGGATTTTTGCCGACCTATGCCCAGGCTGGGATCTGGGCGCCCCTCATGCTTGTGGGCCTCAGATTGCTGCAGGGCCTCTCAGCAGGCGGTGAGATTGGCGGTAGCGCAGTCTACCTAACCGAGCATGCTGGTGACTCCAATCGCGGCTTTAAGACTAGCTTCCTGCAACTCATGGGACCACTAGGAATCTTAGTATCTACATTACAAATTGCCGTACTTCAAAGCTACCTCACTCCAGAAGAATTTCTATCATGGGGATGGCGAGTGCCATTTTGGATCTCTTTAATACTGCTGTTAATCGCATTTAAAGCTCGCATGGCCTTAGAAGAAACGCCAATCTATCTAAAACTGAGCCAAACAGAGACCCAATCAAAGAGCCCACTTCGAGACAACTTCAAAGATCCGGAAACCAGAAAAAGAATGTTCCTGCTTTTCTTCTGCATTTCTGCAGGAGGAGCAGTATTATTTTTCTGTGTGCAGGTATATACCTCAATCTTTCTTAAAACATCGGTCAAGCTTGCACCGCAATTAGTAGACCAACTGAGTGTTTATGCAACAGTTGCTCTTCTACCTCTCACAATATTTGCCGGATGGCTCTCAGATAAGGTTGGTAGAAAGCCTGTGGTTGTCAGTGGTCTAGCTCTGGGGGCAATATTGATATTGCCGGCATTTCAGCTCCTGCAAAGCGATGGCAACTCAACAGCATTAATAGCAATGGTTCTTATTGGCTTGTCAGGAATTCTGGCACTAGTTGTTGGTCCACAAACCGCACTGCTTGCAGAGCTCTTTCCCGCAAAAACCAGAAATAGCGCAGCAACTCTTCCGCACAACTTGGCAGCAGGCTGGATTGGCGGACTACTACCGCTTATTGTGACTTGGCTCAATCAACACTGGGAAAGTAATGTTGCAGGCTTATGGTATCCGACTATTTTTTTAGCGAGTGGTACAGTAGTGGCACTTCTATACCTACCCGAAACCAGGCAAAGCAAGTTGAATGAATAA
- the petA gene encoding ubiquinol-cytochrome c reductase iron-sulfur subunit, with amino-acid sequence MSDKPCMDKDRRNWLIATSAVGGVGAAAALYPFVDSFEPSERAKAVGAAVEIDIAGMQPDEMRMVEWRGKPVWVVRRTPEQVAELSKIDSELADPDSLRDPAQFTPPYAQNQWRSIKSEYLVVVGICTHLGCSPTAKFEAGPQPSLPNTWPGGFLCPCHGSTFDMAGRVFKNKPAPDNMEVPPHMYLSDTKILVGEDKKA; translated from the coding sequence ATGAGTGACAAGCCCTGTATGGACAAGGATCGCCGCAATTGGTTGATCGCTACTTCAGCGGTTGGCGGCGTTGGTGCAGCCGCAGCTCTTTACCCTTTTGTTGATAGTTTTGAGCCTTCTGAGCGTGCTAAGGCCGTTGGAGCTGCTGTTGAGATCGATATCGCTGGCATGCAGCCCGACGAGATGCGCATGGTTGAGTGGCGCGGTAAGCCGGTCTGGGTAGTGCGTCGAACACCTGAGCAAGTTGCAGAACTCTCAAAAATTGACTCTGAACTTGCAGACCCTGATTCTTTAAGGGATCCAGCCCAATTTACACCTCCTTATGCTCAAAACCAATGGCGCTCGATTAAGTCTGAGTACCTCGTTGTTGTGGGTATTTGCACTCATTTAGGATGCTCTCCAACCGCTAAATTTGAGGCGGGTCCTCAACCATCTTTACCGAATACTTGGCCAGGTGGCTTTCTATGCCCATGCCATGGCTCCACATTCGATATGGCAGGCCGTGTATTTAAAAATAAACCAGCCCCAGACAATATGGAAGTACCGCCACACATGTATTTGAGCGATACCAAGATTCTGGTTGGCGAAGATAAGAAGGCCTAA
- a CDS encoding ClpXP protease specificity-enhancing factor, with amino-acid sequence MSDIPSNKPYLIRALHQWCTDFGFTPFMAVFVDSSVEVPMEFVKKDEIVLNLSLEACHQLNLDNDWISFQARFGGVPRKIMVPVSHVLAIYARENGQGMFFPFDVSQSDKPKEIDPENAEKPKVSRPSLTIVK; translated from the coding sequence ATGTCAGATATTCCAAGCAATAAACCTTATCTAATCCGTGCGCTACATCAGTGGTGTACGGATTTTGGTTTTACGCCCTTTATGGCGGTATTTGTGGACTCCAGCGTTGAAGTGCCGATGGAGTTTGTAAAGAAGGATGAGATAGTTTTAAATCTCTCTCTTGAGGCTTGCCATCAATTGAACCTAGACAATGACTGGATCAGCTTTCAGGCTAGATTTGGTGGGGTTCCAAGAAAAATCATGGTTCCGGTGAGTCATGTTTTGGCAATCTATGCCCGAGAAAATGGCCAGGGAATGTTTTTTCCTTTTGATGTCAGCCAATCCGATAAACCCAAAGAAATCGATCCCGAGAACGCTGAAAAGCCAAAGGTCAGCAGACCTTCCTTGACGATTGTGAAATAG
- a CDS encoding cytochrome b: MAFHEKEVPADAPVAQKVLAWVDSRFPLTSSIKAHLTEYYAPKNLNFWYFFGSLAIVVLALQIITGIFLVMNYKPDAAKAFESVEYIMREVPWGWLIRYLHSTGASMFFVVVYLHMFRGLIYGSYRKPRELIWVFGCAIFLCLMGEAFFGYLLPWGQMSYWGAQVIVYLFSAIPLIGPDLSLWLRGDYVVGDATLNRFFAFHVIAIPLVLIGLVAAHIIALHEVGSNNPDGVEIKETLDEKGIPLDGIPFHPYYTVHDVFGLGVFLMVFACIVFFAPEMGGYFLEANNFIPANPFVTPTHIAPVWYFTPFYSMLRATTSNFLLPLWIFLAVILGMFALKSKDIKVKGACAAIALVLAAGFYAFDAKFWGVVIMGGSVVIMFFLPWLDHSPVKSIRYRPQFHKYIYGVFVVSFVVLGYLGIEPPSPVFEKISQICTIYYLGFFLAMPFWSKLGTFKPVPKRVTFKSH, translated from the coding sequence ATGGCATTTCACGAAAAAGAAGTCCCGGCAGATGCTCCTGTAGCCCAGAAGGTATTGGCTTGGGTTGACTCCCGTTTCCCTCTGACGTCCTCGATTAAGGCTCACTTAACCGAGTATTACGCCCCTAAAAATCTAAACTTTTGGTACTTCTTTGGCTCCTTAGCCATTGTTGTACTGGCATTGCAGATCATCACTGGTATTTTCTTGGTGATGAACTACAAGCCTGATGCAGCTAAGGCTTTTGAATCTGTTGAGTACATCATGCGCGAAGTGCCATGGGGTTGGTTGATTCGGTATCTGCATTCAACTGGTGCTTCGATGTTCTTCGTAGTGGTCTATTTGCACATGTTCCGTGGATTGATCTATGGTTCATATCGCAAGCCACGTGAATTAATTTGGGTTTTTGGTTGCGCAATTTTCTTGTGCTTAATGGGTGAAGCTTTCTTCGGTTACTTGCTCCCATGGGGTCAAATGTCCTATTGGGGCGCTCAAGTGATTGTGTATTTGTTCTCTGCTATTCCATTGATTGGCCCAGACCTTTCTTTATGGCTACGTGGTGACTACGTCGTTGGCGATGCTACTTTGAATCGCTTCTTCGCATTCCACGTTATTGCAATTCCACTGGTACTTATTGGTTTAGTTGCTGCCCACATCATTGCATTGCATGAAGTCGGCTCCAACAATCCAGACGGCGTTGAAATCAAAGAAACACTAGATGAAAAAGGCATCCCATTAGACGGCATTCCTTTCCATCCTTACTACACCGTTCATGATGTATTTGGCTTGGGCGTGTTCTTGATGGTATTTGCTTGCATTGTGTTCTTTGCTCCAGAGATGGGCGGTTACTTCCTCGAGGCAAATAACTTCATCCCTGCAAACCCATTTGTTACTCCAACACACATTGCACCAGTTTGGTATTTCACGCCGTTCTACTCGATGTTGCGTGCAACTACTTCAAACTTCTTATTGCCATTGTGGATTTTCTTGGCGGTGATTTTGGGTATGTTCGCGCTCAAATCTAAGGACATCAAAGTCAAAGGTGCTTGTGCAGCAATCGCACTCGTATTGGCTGCTGGGTTCTATGCATTTGATGCGAAGTTTTGGGGTGTTGTGATCATGGGCGGTTCTGTTGTGATCATGTTCTTCTTGCCTTGGTTGGATCATTCACCAGTGAAGTCCATTCGCTATCGCCCACAGTTTCATAAATATATTTATGGCGTGTTTGTAGTGAGTTTTGTGGTCTTGGGTTATTTAGGTATCGAACCACCATCACCAGTGTTTGAAAAGATTTCTCAGATTTGCACTATTTATTATCTGGGCTTCTTCTTGGCAATGCCGTTCTGGAGCAAGCTTGGTACGTTTAAGCCAGTTCCAAAGCGCGTTACTTTTAAGTCCCATTAA
- a CDS encoding tetratricopeptide repeat protein: MSNQINFLLDQALNYLRSGNLSGAELLLKQIIKVKPNNSEALRLYSVICAQKGENNIALQVIQKSIAADRRNGIAYSNQGNIQLNLGLTLEAVASYEKSIQLVPNYAEAYSNLGNAFQALGESTKAIEFYKEAISIDGGNPEFHCNLGNAYWKLDLIKDARKFYESTISLAPGHVNALHNLAHLDLREFNFMEGWPRYESRWHITEDKPIALSTSKPRWDGVPRNNRLFVWAEQGIGDQILHGSMLRDLEKYPQTKIISIDKKLVSIFQRSFPNFQVVDKSEEFPDSLYDEQIPIASLGQFLRPNIQSFNLPNSGYFPPLDKSPLDSHLVKYFGGRINCGISWKSNRAKLGQSKSISLDELAPILKMSSLNFINLQYGDVKSEIMTANTQLDTSIQVVEEVDLYEDIVGLQSIIEACDIVVTTSNTTAHLAGMSGKETLLFLPMGNSRFWYWHDVDGASLWYPSIRIFKQEKQGDWSQPIEAAKAYLESRFAI, translated from the coding sequence GTGAGCAATCAAATTAATTTTCTTCTCGATCAAGCGCTTAACTATCTGCGAAGTGGAAACTTAAGCGGTGCTGAGTTACTTCTAAAGCAGATTATTAAGGTAAAGCCGAATAACTCTGAAGCCCTAAGACTTTACTCGGTCATCTGTGCTCAAAAAGGTGAAAACAATATTGCTTTACAGGTTATCCAAAAGTCAATTGCTGCCGATAGGCGAAATGGAATCGCGTATAGCAACCAAGGGAATATTCAACTGAATCTTGGGTTGACATTGGAGGCGGTTGCTTCTTATGAAAAGTCAATTCAGTTGGTGCCGAATTATGCTGAAGCTTACAGCAATCTTGGCAATGCATTTCAGGCGCTGGGTGAATCAACTAAGGCAATTGAATTTTATAAGGAAGCTATTTCGATTGATGGTGGTAACCCAGAGTTTCATTGCAATCTGGGAAACGCCTATTGGAAGTTAGATTTAATTAAAGATGCTCGAAAATTTTATGAAAGTACCATTTCCCTCGCTCCAGGCCATGTAAATGCTTTGCATAATCTTGCGCATTTAGATTTGCGTGAATTCAATTTCATGGAAGGCTGGCCCCGTTATGAATCCCGCTGGCACATAACTGAAGACAAACCCATTGCGCTAAGTACCTCTAAACCCAGATGGGATGGCGTGCCAAGAAATAACAGATTATTTGTCTGGGCCGAGCAGGGCATTGGAGATCAAATTTTGCATGGATCTATGCTCAGAGATCTTGAGAAATATCCTCAAACTAAAATTATTTCCATAGATAAAAAATTAGTTTCAATTTTTCAGCGATCATTCCCAAATTTCCAGGTTGTGGACAAGAGCGAGGAATTTCCAGACTCACTTTATGATGAACAAATTCCGATAGCTAGTCTTGGGCAATTCCTTAGGCCTAATATACAGTCCTTCAATCTACCCAATTCAGGATACTTTCCTCCATTGGATAAGAGTCCTTTGGATTCACATTTAGTCAAGTATTTTGGTGGAAGAATTAATTGTGGAATTTCTTGGAAAAGTAATCGAGCTAAGCTCGGTCAGAGTAAAAGTATTTCACTTGATGAGTTGGCCCCCATTCTTAAGATGAGTTCTCTAAATTTCATTAATCTTCAATATGGGGATGTCAAAAGCGAAATTATGACTGCTAACACTCAATTGGACACCTCTATTCAGGTAGTTGAAGAGGTCGATCTATATGAGGATATTGTGGGGCTGCAGTCTATCATCGAGGCATGCGATATCGTAGTTACAACAAGCAATACTACAGCCCATCTTGCTGGTATGTCTGGTAAAGAAACCTTGTTATTCTTGCCCATGGGAAACAGTAGATTTTGGTACTGGCATGACGTTGATGGAGCTAGCTTATGGTATCCATCTATAAGGATATTTAAGCAAGAAAAACAAGGAGATTGGTCTCAACCAATCGAGGCAGCTAAAGCATACTTGGAGAGTAGATTTGCGATCTAA
- a CDS encoding glycosyltransferase: MRSNISIVVGFDQREAVAYHVFCQSVIDKSSQPVQFLPLAENNLREYKEVHTDGSNKFIYSRFLTPFLMNYSGWAIFADGDMVCRADVSELWALRDESKAVQVVKHDYQTKANKKYLGNKNENYPRKNWSSVILWSCAHPVNKILNPEFIQAQPGSYLHRFSWLSDDLIGELPIEWNWLAIEYPENLNAKLIHYTLGTPCFKDYAEESMSEYWKEVYGRSNEGFDQ, from the coding sequence TTGCGATCTAATATTTCAATTGTGGTGGGCTTTGATCAACGCGAGGCCGTTGCTTATCATGTTTTTTGTCAAAGCGTGATTGATAAATCATCGCAGCCGGTGCAATTTTTACCTCTAGCAGAAAACAATTTGCGTGAGTACAAAGAGGTGCACACGGACGGAAGCAACAAATTCATTTACTCTCGATTCTTAACGCCATTTTTAATGAATTATTCAGGCTGGGCAATTTTTGCGGATGGGGACATGGTTTGCCGGGCTGATGTTTCTGAGTTGTGGGCTTTGCGCGATGAATCAAAAGCTGTTCAGGTTGTTAAGCATGACTATCAAACAAAAGCCAACAAAAAATATCTGGGCAATAAAAATGAAAACTACCCAAGAAAAAATTGGTCTAGTGTTATTTTGTGGAGCTGCGCACATCCAGTAAATAAAATACTAAATCCTGAATTTATTCAAGCCCAGCCAGGGTCATATCTTCATAGATTTTCATGGTTAAGTGACGATTTAATTGGTGAGCTTCCAATTGAGTGGAATTGGTTGGCAATTGAGTATCCTGAAAATCTCAATGCAAAGTTAATTCATTACACGCTTGGAACGCCTTGCTTTAAAGATTATGCTGAGGAATCAATGTCAGAATATTGGAAAGAGGTCTATGGAAGAAGTAACGAGGGGTTTGACCAGTAG
- a CDS encoding cytochrome c1 yields the protein MKRILQTLMGVCQATVLVAALGISVSANANEGGFPLDTAPNRVSNNASLQNGAKLFVNYCLNCHAASSMRYNRMRDIGLTDQQIKDNLILTDTKVGDLMTISMTPKEGKAFFGKTPPDLSVEARARGTDWLYTYFRTFYKDDTTQTGWNNLVYPNVGMPHVLWELQGERAAKFEERKDPHDESRTEKVFVGFEQLTSGTMKPQEYDDNIADLVAFMSWMAEPVQLERKRLGVVVLIFLAIFTLLAWRLNKAYWKDIH from the coding sequence ATGAAACGAATTCTGCAAACTTTGATGGGCGTCTGCCAAGCAACTGTTTTAGTTGCTGCCCTAGGCATTAGCGTGAGCGCTAATGCCAATGAAGGTGGCTTTCCATTGGATACCGCACCAAACCGCGTAAGCAATAACGCTTCATTACAAAACGGTGCCAAGTTATTTGTAAACTATTGCTTGAACTGTCATGCAGCTTCAAGCATGCGCTACAACCGCATGCGTGATATCGGTCTAACGGATCAGCAAATCAAAGACAACCTCATTTTGACCGACACTAAAGTGGGCGATCTCATGACGATCTCCATGACGCCAAAAGAAGGTAAGGCATTCTTTGGCAAGACTCCTCCTGACCTATCGGTTGAGGCTCGTGCACGCGGTACGGATTGGCTTTACACCTATTTCCGTACTTTCTACAAAGACGATACTACTCAGACCGGCTGGAATAATTTGGTTTATCCAAACGTTGGAATGCCACATGTTCTCTGGGAGTTACAAGGTGAGCGCGCAGCAAAGTTTGAAGAGCGCAAAGATCCGCATGACGAGAGCCGTACTGAGAAGGTATTCGTGGGCTTCGAGCAATTGACGTCTGGAACGATGAAGCCACAAGAGTATGACGACAATATTGCTGATTTAGTTGCGTTCATGTCTTGGATGGCTGAGCCAGTTCAACTTGAGCGTAAGCGTCTAGGTGTTGTTGTGCTGATCTTCTTGGCAATCTTCACTCTATTGGCATGGCGTTTGAACAAGGCTTATTGGAAAGATATTCATTAA
- the grxD gene encoding Grx4 family monothiol glutaredoxin, with protein sequence MNTQARIQEIVSSHPVVLFMKGNAQFPQCGFSRNAVNILRTCGVDKLHTVNVLEDAEIRQGIKEFANWPTIPQLYINGEFIGGSDIMTEMFQSGELQKLVQG encoded by the coding sequence ATGAATACCCAAGCAAGAATTCAAGAAATCGTTAGCAGCCATCCCGTTGTGTTGTTTATGAAGGGCAATGCCCAATTTCCACAATGCGGATTTTCTCGAAATGCAGTCAATATTTTGCGCACTTGTGGCGTAGATAAATTGCATACAGTGAACGTATTGGAGGATGCAGAAATTCGTCAGGGCATTAAAGAATTTGCCAACTGGCCAACTATTCCTCAGCTCTACATCAATGGTGAATTCATTGGCGGCTCAGACATCATGACTGAGATGTTCCAAAGCGGTGAATTACAAAAGTTAGTTCAAGGCTAA
- a CDS encoding glutathione S-transferase N-terminal domain-containing protein yields MMVLYSGTNCPFSQRCRLVLFEKGMDFEIRDVDLFNKPEDISAMNPYGQVPILVERDLILYESNIINEYIDERFPHPQLMPPDPVARARARLFLFNFEKELFVHVAALENEKGKAAEKVHEKARLAIRDRLTQLAPIFVKNKYMLGEGFSMLDVAIAPLLWRLEHYGIDLSRNAAALLKYAERIFSRPAYIEALTPSEKVMRR; encoded by the coding sequence ATGATGGTGTTGTACTCGGGTACTAATTGCCCATTCTCGCAACGCTGCCGTTTGGTGCTTTTTGAAAAAGGCATGGACTTTGAGATCCGTGATGTCGACTTGTTTAACAAGCCAGAAGACATTTCGGCGATGAATCCTTATGGCCAAGTTCCAATCTTGGTTGAACGCGATTTGATTTTGTATGAGTCAAACATCATCAATGAATATATTGATGAGCGTTTTCCACATCCACAGTTGATGCCGCCCGATCCAGTTGCTCGCGCACGTGCACGCCTCTTCCTTTTCAATTTTGAGAAAGAGTTATTTGTACACGTCGCAGCCTTGGAGAACGAAAAAGGCAAAGCTGCTGAAAAGGTTCATGAAAAAGCGCGTTTAGCTATTCGTGACCGTTTGACTCAGTTAGCCCCAATTTTCGTGAAGAATAAGTACATGCTGGGCGAAGGGTTTTCCATGCTTGACGTTGCTATTGCGCCCTTGTTGTGGCGTTTAGAGCATTACGGTATTGACCTCTCTCGTAATGCAGCAGCCTTATTGAAGTACGCAGAGCGTATTTTCAGTAGACCTGCTTATATCGAGGCATTAACTCCTTCAGAAAAGGTAATGCGTCGCTAA
- the mscL gene encoding large conductance mechanosensitive channel protein MscL — protein MTVLKEFRDFAVKGNVIDLAVGVIIGGAFGKIVDSLVNDIVMPVTSTMLGGHIDFTNLFLVLGKIPEGVPRTFDALKKAGVPIFAYGNFITISINFILLAFVIFQMVKVVNRVRTIDAPPPPPTPEDIVLLREIRDSLNK, from the coding sequence ATGACTGTTTTAAAGGAATTTCGGGACTTTGCGGTCAAGGGCAACGTCATCGATTTGGCGGTTGGTGTGATTATCGGTGGGGCGTTTGGGAAGATAGTAGATTCCCTGGTCAACGACATCGTCATGCCCGTGACTTCAACCATGCTGGGGGGTCATATTGACTTCACCAACCTCTTCCTAGTCTTAGGGAAAATTCCAGAAGGCGTTCCAAGAACATTTGATGCCCTCAAAAAGGCAGGAGTGCCCATATTTGCCTATGGCAACTTTATTACCATATCTATCAACTTTATCTTGCTAGCTTTTGTGATCTTCCAGATGGTGAAAGTCGTAAATAGAGTCCGCACCATAGATGCACCTCCTCCACCCCCAACTCCTGAGGATATTGTTCTTTTGAGAGAGATCCGCGACAGCTTAAACAAATAA
- a CDS encoding DNA recombination protein RmuC, which yields MTFDLSSLLLFGLPLGLCAGLLVYALNLRSALQRSEQQAQTEAALTISLRTEKDQALQNAIRLEAELDSERKQGLGRIESLNEAKEVLTHQFKNLANEILEDKSKRFTEQNVANLDALLKPLQTKLSEFKEQVNTSYGNEARERFALKSEIERLANLNLRMSDETRSLTQALKGDSKVQGNWGELVLESILESSGLRKGEEYLVQDSHTQTDGSRLQPDVVVKLPEGRNLVVDSKVSITAYSRHAEATDPIVSEQELAAHIQSLRQHIQGLSSKNYSSLYGIGSVDFVLMFVPIEPAFLLALKTAPNLYQEALAKNIVLVCPSTLMATLRTVAHLWRQDSQNRNALEIAKQCGTLYDKFVGFVDDLEKLGQRLDQAQTSYHDAFNKLKSGKGNLIRAAEKVRELGVKPSKNISAPLIESSADTE from the coding sequence GTGACTTTTGATTTAAGCTCTCTTCTCCTGTTTGGCCTGCCATTGGGTTTATGCGCAGGCCTTTTGGTTTATGCGCTTAATCTGAGATCTGCGCTTCAACGTAGCGAACAACAAGCGCAGACAGAAGCCGCCCTCACTATCAGCTTGCGCACTGAAAAAGACCAAGCCTTACAAAATGCAATTCGACTTGAAGCAGAGCTAGATTCCGAGCGCAAGCAGGGCCTGGGGAGAATTGAATCTCTCAATGAGGCTAAAGAGGTTCTAACTCATCAATTCAAAAATTTAGCCAATGAAATTCTGGAAGATAAGTCTAAGCGCTTTACCGAGCAGAATGTCGCCAATCTAGATGCCCTACTGAAACCACTCCAAACCAAGCTTTCAGAATTTAAAGAGCAGGTAAATACCTCTTACGGCAATGAAGCTCGTGAGCGCTTTGCACTCAAGAGCGAGATCGAACGTCTTGCCAATCTAAATTTGCGCATGTCAGATGAGACCCGCTCACTCACCCAAGCACTCAAAGGCGACTCTAAGGTACAGGGTAATTGGGGTGAGTTAGTGCTCGAATCTATTTTAGAGTCGTCAGGCCTTCGAAAAGGCGAAGAATACCTTGTACAAGATAGTCACACTCAGACTGATGGCTCACGTCTTCAGCCTGACGTTGTCGTAAAACTTCCAGAGGGCAGAAACCTGGTAGTCGATAGTAAGGTTTCTATCACTGCGTATTCACGCCATGCTGAAGCAACTGATCCGATTGTCTCGGAACAAGAGTTGGCGGCCCATATTCAGTCTCTAAGGCAACATATTCAGGGGCTTTCGAGCAAGAACTACAGCTCTTTATATGGCATTGGCTCGGTAGACTTTGTGCTGATGTTTGTACCAATTGAGCCCGCTTTCCTACTGGCGCTGAAAACTGCACCAAATCTCTATCAAGAAGCTTTAGCTAAAAATATTGTGTTGGTATGCCCAAGTACTTTGATGGCAACCCTGAGAACTGTTGCGCACCTGTGGCGTCAAGACTCACAAAATCGCAATGCACTGGAAATTGCTAAGCAATGTGGCACGCTCTACGATAAGTTTGTTGGCTTTGTGGATGATCTTGAAAAACTAGGCCAACGCCTAGATCAAGCACAAACAAGTTATCACGATGCCTTTAATAAGTTGAAATCAGGTAAAGGTAATCTCATTCGGGCTGCCGAGAAGGTGCGCGAACTGGGCGTTAAGCCTAGCAAGAATATCTCTGCACCCCTGATTGAATCCTCAGCTGATACAGAATAA
- a CDS encoding methyltransferase domain-containing protein gives MLSDVLEHLYNPWRVLSQLKDLLTQSGHLLISVPNIQNLQYLNAVNSRNFYYQKTGLFDETHIRFFSFTALKNYLAEIDFRVLKNGWRPDLSLQSIRSGIETEIRENNYANLQIGNLEINISDATLDEYFGQQILICATHE, from the coding sequence TTGCTATCCGATGTACTAGAGCACTTATATAACCCCTGGAGGGTGCTTTCTCAATTAAAGGATTTATTAACCCAATCTGGCCATCTTCTTATAAGTGTGCCCAATATTCAAAATTTACAGTATCTAAACGCCGTTAATTCTAGAAACTTTTACTATCAAAAGACGGGTCTATTTGACGAGACTCATATCAGATTTTTTTCATTTACAGCCCTTAAGAATTATCTTGCTGAGATTGATTTTAGGGTTTTAAAAAATGGATGGAGGCCAGATTTGAGTTTGCAATCTATCAGGAGCGGTATCGAGACGGAAATTAGAGAAAACAATTATGCCAATTTACAAATTGGTAATTTAGAAATAAATATATCTGATGCGACGCTAGATGAATATTTCGGACAGCAGATCTTAATATGCGCTACACATGAATAA